Proteins co-encoded in one Mycobacterium mantenii genomic window:
- a CDS encoding SDR family NAD(P)-dependent oxidoreductase — translation MSLPKPAIQTTVVITGASSGIGAELARGLARRGFPLLLVARRRDRLDDLANEVGHEYSVAVEVLPLDLSDSKGRAQLTTRLRNEPIAGLCNSAGFGTSGVFHELPVERESEEVTLNALALMELTHAVLPGMVERGAGAVMNIASIAGFQPVPYMAVYSATKAFVQTFSEAVHEELHGTGVSVTCLCPGPVPTEWAEIANAERFSIPIAQVSPRDVAEAAIGGMLSGRRTVVPGVVPKVVSTGGRFAPRSLLLPGIRIGNRLRGGPKN, via the coding sequence ATGAGCCTTCCAAAACCTGCCATCCAGACCACCGTCGTCATCACCGGGGCCTCGTCCGGCATCGGCGCCGAACTCGCTCGCGGATTGGCCCGCCGCGGCTTCCCGCTGCTGCTGGTCGCGCGGCGCCGCGACCGCCTCGACGACCTGGCCAACGAGGTGGGCCATGAGTACTCGGTCGCCGTCGAGGTGTTGCCGCTGGACCTCAGCGACAGCAAGGGCCGCGCCCAGCTGACGACCCGGCTGCGCAACGAACCCATCGCCGGCCTGTGCAACAGCGCAGGTTTCGGCACCAGCGGGGTGTTTCACGAGCTGCCGGTGGAACGCGAGAGCGAAGAGGTCACCCTCAACGCGCTGGCGCTGATGGAACTCACCCACGCGGTCCTGCCCGGCATGGTCGAGCGCGGCGCGGGCGCGGTGATGAACATCGCGTCGATCGCGGGGTTCCAGCCGGTTCCCTACATGGCGGTGTATTCGGCGACCAAGGCGTTCGTGCAGACGTTCTCCGAAGCGGTGCACGAGGAGTTGCACGGAACGGGGGTGTCGGTCACCTGCCTGTGCCCGGGGCCGGTGCCGACGGAGTGGGCCGAGATCGCCAACGCCGAGCGGTTCAGCATTCCCATCGCGCAGGTCTCGCCGCGCGACGTGGCCGAGGCGGCCATCGGCGGCATGCTGTCCGGCCGGCGGACCGTGGTGCCCGGCGTGGTGCCCAAGGTGGTCAGCACCGGCGGCCGGTTCGCGCCGCGCAGCCTGCTGCTGCCCGGCATCCGGATCGGCAACCGACTCCGCGGCGGGCCCAAGAACTGA